From Pristiophorus japonicus isolate sPriJap1 chromosome 1, sPriJap1.hap1, whole genome shotgun sequence, a single genomic window includes:
- the LOC139269770 gene encoding putative nuclease HARBI1, producing the protein MRRVIRRRSRPYPPRNLSAKRSYLDLTERLCGRRLRFKKEVLNEIYQLIKADLQPSSTYITALSVEEKVTAALSFYASGSFQSSAVDICCISQHAAHTSIHQVNDALYAHRMDFIKFPMTTEAQSERVLGFCMHRRLPKDSGCYGLYPYCNESTITEAYQNRKGFHSLNMQLVCDHLQRIMAVNANFSGSIHDAHISHESTVSDLLKSQPQGKWWLLGDKEYGLATWLLTPIRNPWTQAEQRYKKSHIVTRNIIEKTIGELKQSC; encoded by the coding sequence ATGAGAAGGGTTATTAGGAGGAGGAGCAGGCCTTACCCGCCAAGGAATTTGAGTgcaaagcgctcatacttggacctgaccgagcgACTGTGTGGTCGAAGGCTGCGCTTTAAAAAAGAGGTTCTAAATGAGATttaccagctcattaaggcagacctgcagcccagttccacctacattactgcactctctgtggaggagaaggtcactgcggcactttccttttatgcgtcTGGCTCTTTTCAGTCATCAGCTGTGGACATATGCTGCATATCCCAGCATGCTGCACATACCAGCATTCATCAGGTAAATGATGCACTGTATGCACACAGAATGGATTTTATTAAGTTTCCAATGACcacggaggcacagagtgagagggtgttGGGGTTTTGCATGCATCGTCGGCTTCCCAAAGATTCAGGGTGCTatggactgtacccatattgcaatGAAAGCACCATTACAGAAGCATAccaaaaccgtaagggattccactccctcaacatgcagctggtctgcgaccacttacagcgcatcatggcagtaaatgccaacttttcagggagcatccatgatgctcatatctcACATGAGAGCACTGTGTCCGACCTGTTGAAGTCTCAGCCACAAGGAAAAtggtggttgctcggggacaaagagtacggcctcgccacctggctcttgacccccatcCGGAACCCTTGGACACAAGCCGAGCAACGATACAAGAAGAGCCACATAgtcacacgtaatattatcgaaaagacaattggagagtTGAAGCAAAGTTGttga